One Streptococcus sp. zg-86 DNA window includes the following coding sequences:
- a CDS encoding NtaA/DmoA family FMN-dependent monooxygenase (This protein belongs to a clade of FMN-dependent monooxygenases, within a broader family of flavin-dependent oxidoreductases, the luciferase-like monooxygenase (LMM) family, some of whose members use coenzyme F420 rather than FMN.), whose product MKKQMKIVLQMVSGYGGEFKTWRLPKAKEDVYTDMDFYVEMAQLAEKGKLHALFMADTPALVNDLTHDTPMHSMDPLIAMTSVARATKHIGLVGTFSTTFNEPYNLARHLKALDVISHGRVGWNAVTTSTPATAANFGTQLKSTQERYGRAHEMIEAVQGLWGSWEKGAYIHDKQAGQFADMSQIKPLNYQGDYIQTKGPLPIPPSEQGQPPIFQAGPSPEGIRLAGRFASGVYANPFTIEEAREYRNILRESAIAHGRSADDINVFTGFMFTIADSKEEALARRRAVLEFDKEELAHRLSYLGAMVGLNFQGIDPYQPLPDSWLKLARTNPHDPRSPHALEVLKEGYSPVDTLAHGVINYHPVVVGTAKDVADFLQEWFEAGATDGFSIVPDLAHDGVRAFVEQVVPILQERGLFHKDYEGSTLREHLGVPYQYGI is encoded by the coding sequence ATGAAAAAACAAATGAAAATTGTCCTGCAAATGGTATCTGGCTATGGTGGGGAATTTAAGACATGGCGTCTGCCAAAAGCCAAAGAAGACGTCTATACAGACATGGATTTCTATGTTGAAATGGCACAGTTAGCAGAAAAAGGCAAACTCCATGCCCTCTTTATGGCAGACACTCCTGCTCTCGTTAATGATTTGACACATGATACGCCCATGCATTCCATGGATCCACTAATTGCCATGACCTCTGTTGCTCGAGCAACCAAGCATATTGGCCTAGTTGGAACCTTTTCAACAACCTTTAATGAACCCTATAACCTTGCCCGTCACCTCAAAGCATTAGATGTAATCAGTCATGGACGAGTTGGTTGGAATGCGGTCACCACTTCTACACCAGCAACAGCTGCGAATTTTGGAACACAGCTAAAATCTACACAGGAGCGTTATGGCAGAGCTCACGAGATGATTGAAGCTGTTCAAGGACTTTGGGGTTCTTGGGAAAAAGGAGCCTACATCCACGATAAACAAGCTGGGCAATTTGCTGATATGAGCCAGATTAAACCTCTTAACTACCAAGGTGACTACATTCAGACCAAGGGGCCCCTTCCTATTCCGCCATCTGAACAGGGGCAGCCACCCATTTTCCAAGCAGGACCTAGTCCAGAAGGCATTCGGCTAGCAGGACGATTTGCTTCTGGTGTTTATGCCAATCCTTTCACTATTGAAGAAGCTCGTGAATACCGGAATATACTGAGAGAAAGTGCCATCGCTCATGGGCGTTCTGCAGACGACATCAACGTCTTTACAGGCTTTATGTTTACCATTGCAGACAGTAAGGAAGAAGCACTTGCTCGTCGCAGAGCAGTATTAGAGTTTGACAAGGAAGAATTAGCACATCGTCTATCCTATCTCGGAGCCATGGTCGGCTTGAATTTTCAAGGTATCGATCCCTATCAACCTCTTCCTGACAGTTGGTTAAAGCTCGCTCGGACTAATCCACACGATCCTCGTTCTCCACATGCCTTGGAGGTTCTAAAAGAGGGGTATTCACCAGTCGATACACTGGCACACGGAGTCATTAACTACCACCCAGTCGTTGTGGGAACTGCCAAAGATGTGGCTGATTTCTTGCAAGAATGGTTTGAAGCAGGAGCAACAGACGGATTTTCCATTGTGCCAGACCTTGCCCACGATGGCGTGCGTGCCTTTGTCGAACAAGTCGTACCAATTCTTCAAGAACGAGGCCTTTTCCATAAAGACTACGAAGGCTCCACCTTACGGGAGCATCTCGGCGTGCCTTATCAATACGGGATTTAA